A part of Sulfurifustis variabilis genomic DNA contains:
- the dnaB gene encoding replicative DNA helicase, protein MAVDALKVPPQSIDAEQSVLGGLLLDNQRWDAIADKISADDFYRREHRVIFNAISALCGESNPADVITVSERLESQGELEAAGGLAYLGALANNTPSAANIVAYAAIVRERSVLRSLVNAATEISELAYSPDGRTAGELLDLAEKRIFDISEMGGRARTGYQPIASILSATVDRIDQLYRTQGSVTGVATGFTDLDEKTSGLQNSDLIIIAGRPSMGKTTLAMNIAENAAVGHRVPVAVFSLEMPGTQLAMRMMASLGRINSHRVRTGKLDDEDWPRLTSAVSLLSEAPIFIDDTPGITPMELRARARRIKREHGLGLIIVDYLQLMQSTETTENRATEISQITRALKGLAKELDVPLIAMSQLNRSLENRTDKRPVMSDLRESGAIEQDADVILFIYRDEVYNEDSPAKGTAEVIIAKQRNGPIGKVTLTFLGEYTKFENYISGGFERDYA, encoded by the coding sequence ATGGCGGTTGACGCGCTCAAGGTCCCGCCGCAGTCCATCGACGCCGAGCAGTCCGTGCTCGGCGGTCTGCTCCTCGACAACCAGCGCTGGGACGCCATCGCCGACAAGATTTCGGCCGATGACTTCTACCGGCGCGAGCATCGGGTGATCTTCAACGCCATCTCGGCCCTGTGCGGCGAGAGCAATCCGGCCGACGTGATCACCGTTTCCGAGCGCCTGGAGAGCCAGGGCGAGCTCGAAGCCGCCGGCGGGCTTGCCTACCTCGGTGCCCTCGCGAACAACACGCCGAGCGCCGCGAATATCGTGGCCTATGCCGCTATCGTGCGCGAGCGCTCGGTGCTTCGCAGCCTGGTGAACGCGGCGACCGAGATCAGCGAGCTTGCTTACAGCCCGGACGGGCGCACCGCCGGCGAGCTCCTCGACCTCGCGGAGAAGCGGATCTTCGACATCAGCGAGATGGGCGGGCGAGCGCGAACCGGCTACCAGCCCATCGCGTCGATTCTGAGCGCGACGGTCGACCGCATCGACCAGCTTTATCGCACGCAAGGGAGCGTCACCGGGGTCGCGACCGGCTTCACCGATCTCGACGAGAAGACCTCGGGCCTGCAGAACTCGGACCTGATCATCATCGCGGGCCGGCCCTCCATGGGCAAGACGACGCTGGCGATGAACATCGCCGAGAACGCCGCCGTCGGACACCGCGTGCCGGTCGCCGTTTTCAGCCTCGAAATGCCCGGGACCCAGCTCGCCATGCGCATGATGGCCTCGCTCGGGCGCATCAACTCGCATCGGGTGCGCACGGGCAAGCTCGACGACGAGGACTGGCCGCGACTCACTTCTGCGGTGAGCCTGCTCTCAGAGGCGCCGATCTTCATCGACGACACCCCCGGCATCACGCCCATGGAGCTCCGCGCCCGGGCGCGGCGCATCAAGCGCGAGCACGGTCTCGGGCTCATCATCGTGGACTACCTCCAGCTCATGCAGTCGACCGAGACGACCGAGAACCGCGCGACCGAGATCTCGCAGATCACCCGGGCGCTCAAGGGCCTGGCGAAGGAGCTCGACGTTCCGCTCATCGCCATGTCGCAGCTCAATCGCAGTCTCGAGAACCGCACGGACAAGCGCCCGGTCATGTCGGATCTGCGCGAGTCGGGCGCGATCGAGCAGGACGCCGACGTGATCCTGTTCATCTACCGCGACGAGGTCTACAACGAGGACAGCCCGGCCAAGGGCACTGCCGAGGTCATCATCGCCAAGCAGCGCAACGGCCCGATCGGCAAGGTGACCCTCACCTTCCTCGGCGAGTACACCAAGTTCGAGAACTACATCAGCGGCGGATTCGAACGGGACTACGCATGA
- the rpsF gene encoding 30S ribosomal protein S6, translated as MRHYEVVFLVHPDQSEQVPAMIDRYRSIIESNQGRIHRLEDWGRRQLAYPINKIHKAHYVLMNIECALETVRELESSFKFNDAVLRSLVIKRKNAVTAPSPLAKEKEEGAKSERPEGAPASEESTERVAETVKE; from the coding sequence ATGCGTCACTACGAAGTCGTGTTTCTGGTCCATCCCGACCAGAGCGAACAGGTGCCGGCGATGATCGACCGGTACCGTTCCATCATCGAGTCCAACCAGGGCCGCATCCACCGGCTCGAGGACTGGGGACGGCGCCAGCTCGCCTACCCCATCAACAAGATCCACAAGGCGCACTACGTGCTCATGAACATCGAGTGCGCGCTGGAAACCGTGCGCGAGCTCGAGTCGTCGTTCAAGTTCAACGACGCGGTGCTGCGCTCGCTCGTGATCAAGCGCAAGAACGCCGTGACCGCCCCTTCCCCGCTCGCCAAGGAGAAGGAGGAGGGCGCCAAGAGCGAGCGCCCCGAGGGCGCTCCGGCTTCCGAAGAGAGCACCGAACGCGTTGCCGAGACGGTGAAGGAGTAA
- the rpsR gene encoding 30S ribosomal protein S18: protein MSRYFRRKKYCRFTAEGIAEVDYKDLAILKTFVTETGRIIPARNTGTKARYQRQLARAIKYARYLALMPYSDSH from the coding sequence ATGTCACGCTATTTCCGCCGCAAGAAGTACTGCCGGTTCACCGCCGAGGGCATCGCCGAGGTCGACTACAAGGACCTGGCGATCCTCAAGACCTTCGTCACCGAGACCGGCCGGATCATTCCGGCGCGCAACACCGGGACCAAGGCCCGCTACCAGCGTCAGCTCGCGCGCGCCATCAAGTACGCGCGCTACCTCGCGCTGATGCCGTACTCGGACAGCCACTGA
- the rnr gene encoding ribonuclease R translates to MAEREAGRYEFPVPSREAVLALLSERGEPLTFEAIAEALAVEGDRDRDAFGRRLRAMERDGQLLKNRRGLYGLPQKMDMVRGRVTGHPDGFGFLIPEEGGEDLFLPPREMRAVMHGDRVLARVTGVDRRGRREGAVVEVIERLHKTVVGRYVAAEGLGFVVSADKRIAHEIAIPRGEEGGARDAQIVVAQIVQPPTRRTGPVGRVVEVIGEHMAPGMEIEIAIRAHEIPHEWPPEVLDAAGRFAAEVPSEAYAGREDLRAVPLVTIDGEDARDFDDAVYCEPDGKGWRLIVAIADVAHYVHPGSALDREAYERGNSVYFPNRVIPMLPEVLSNVLCSLNPRVDRLCMACEMFITNRGVIRDYRFFQGVMRSAARLTYTKVADMLVKRDAALLREHAPLVPHLEHLYALYKALHAARFKRGAVDFELPETKILYDSKRKIERIVPLERNDAHRLIEECMLAANVCAAELLKKHRIAAPYRIHEGPTSDKLAELREFLFELGLSLGGGDSPEPQHYAKLLAGLSKRPDARLVQTVMLRSLSQAIYSPDNIGHFALGYPHYTHFTSPIRRYPDLLVHRAIKDILHRRPHPVSLELARKQGEHCSLTERRADEATRDVIRWLKAEFMMDRIGEEFEGIISGVTNFGVFVELSEVYVDGLIHITALGNDYYHFDAAKHRLIGERTHKVYRLGDPIRVKVVRVDLDEARIDFEPAVSGPATGARANLRRGRSRSGKTSRPRRRRR, encoded by the coding sequence ATGGCCGAGCGCGAAGCCGGCCGCTACGAGTTTCCGGTGCCGAGCCGCGAGGCGGTGCTCGCGCTCCTGAGTGAGCGGGGCGAGCCACTTACCTTCGAGGCCATCGCGGAGGCGCTCGCGGTCGAGGGTGACCGCGATCGCGACGCCTTCGGCCGGCGGCTGCGCGCGATGGAGCGTGACGGACAGCTCCTGAAAAACCGGCGCGGCCTGTACGGGCTGCCGCAGAAGATGGACATGGTGCGCGGGCGCGTCACCGGACATCCGGACGGATTCGGTTTCCTGATACCCGAGGAGGGCGGCGAGGACCTGTTCCTGCCGCCGCGCGAGATGCGTGCGGTGATGCACGGCGACCGGGTACTCGCGCGCGTGACGGGAGTGGACCGGCGTGGCCGGCGCGAAGGTGCGGTCGTTGAGGTGATCGAACGGCTGCACAAGACAGTCGTCGGCCGCTATGTCGCGGCCGAGGGTCTCGGTTTCGTCGTCTCCGCCGACAAGCGCATCGCACACGAAATCGCGATTCCGCGCGGCGAGGAGGGCGGGGCGCGCGACGCGCAGATCGTCGTCGCCCAGATCGTGCAGCCGCCCACCCGGCGCACCGGGCCGGTCGGGCGCGTGGTGGAGGTCATCGGCGAGCACATGGCACCGGGCATGGAGATCGAAATCGCCATTCGTGCGCACGAAATCCCGCACGAATGGCCGCCTGAGGTGCTGGACGCCGCGGGTCGCTTCGCCGCGGAGGTGCCGAGCGAGGCATACGCCGGTCGCGAGGACCTCCGCGCCGTGCCGCTGGTGACGATCGACGGTGAGGATGCGCGGGACTTCGACGACGCGGTCTATTGCGAGCCGGACGGCAAGGGTTGGCGCCTGATCGTCGCCATCGCCGATGTCGCGCATTACGTGCACCCGGGCAGCGCGCTCGATCGCGAGGCCTACGAGCGCGGCAACTCGGTGTACTTCCCCAATCGCGTCATCCCGATGCTGCCGGAGGTGCTGTCCAATGTCCTCTGCTCCCTGAATCCGCGGGTCGATCGGCTGTGCATGGCCTGTGAGATGTTCATCACGAACCGCGGTGTGATTCGCGACTACCGCTTTTTCCAGGGGGTCATGCGCTCGGCGGCGCGGCTGACCTACACGAAGGTTGCGGACATGCTCGTCAAGCGCGACGCCGCGCTGCTGCGCGAGCACGCGCCGCTCGTTCCGCACCTCGAGCACCTCTACGCGCTCTACAAGGCGCTGCATGCCGCCCGTTTCAAGCGTGGCGCCGTGGATTTCGAGCTGCCGGAGACGAAGATCCTCTACGATTCGAAGCGCAAGATCGAGCGCATCGTGCCGCTGGAGCGCAACGACGCGCATCGTCTGATCGAGGAGTGCATGCTCGCGGCGAACGTCTGCGCGGCGGAGCTCCTCAAGAAGCACAGGATCGCGGCGCCTTATCGCATACACGAGGGCCCGACCTCCGACAAGCTCGCCGAGCTTCGCGAATTCCTGTTCGAGCTCGGGCTTTCGCTCGGCGGCGGCGACTCGCCCGAGCCGCAGCACTACGCCAAGCTCCTCGCCGGCCTGTCGAAGCGGCCGGACGCGCGGCTGGTGCAGACGGTGATGCTCCGGAGCCTGAGCCAGGCGATCTACAGCCCCGACAACATCGGACACTTCGCGCTCGGCTACCCGCACTACACGCACTTCACCTCGCCGATCCGGCGCTACCCGGACCTGCTCGTGCACCGGGCGATCAAGGACATCCTGCACCGCCGTCCGCACCCCGTCTCGCTCGAGCTCGCGCGCAAACAGGGGGAGCACTGCTCGCTGACCGAGCGGCGCGCCGACGAGGCGACCCGCGACGTGATCCGCTGGCTCAAGGCGGAGTTCATGATGGACCGCATCGGCGAGGAGTTCGAGGGCATCATCAGCGGCGTGACGAACTTCGGCGTCTTCGTTGAGCTGAGCGAGGTCTACGTCGATGGCCTGATACATATCACGGCGCTCGGGAACGATTACTACCACTTCGACGCGGCGAAGCACCGTCTCATCGGAGAGCGCACGCACAAGGTATACCGGCTCGGCGATCCGATACGGGTCAAGGTCGTACGGGTCGACCTCGACGAAGCGCGGATCGACTTCGAGCCGGCCGTCTCCGGGCCGGCGACGGGCGCGCGGGCGAACCTGCGCCGCGGACGTTCCCGAAGCGGCAAGACGTCGCGGCCGCGGCGTCGGCGGCGCTGA
- the rlmB gene encoding 23S rRNA (guanosine(2251)-2'-O)-methyltransferase RlmB, producing MSEDFIVGLHAVLTALRQRPERISGVWVNEERIDKRVQGVLDAARDAGVKFHRVPRAKLDEMARGLRHQGAVARVRLAPAAGEAGLAAYVAGLRGPALMLVLDGVQDPHNLGACLRVADAAGCAGVVLPRDRAAPVSAVARRAASGAAESVKLFQVVNLARAMRDLREAGFWLIGATQDAPDELYEVDLTGRVALVLGGEGQGLRRLTREHCDRLIRIPMAGAVESLNVSVAAGVCLYEAVRQRRDPRDPAA from the coding sequence GTGTCCGAGGACTTCATCGTCGGGCTGCACGCCGTGCTGACCGCGCTCAGGCAGCGGCCCGAACGGATATCCGGGGTGTGGGTCAACGAGGAGCGTATCGACAAGCGGGTCCAGGGGGTGCTCGACGCTGCCCGGGACGCGGGAGTGAAGTTTCACCGGGTGCCCCGCGCGAAGCTCGACGAGATGGCGCGCGGGCTGCGCCACCAGGGTGCGGTCGCTCGGGTGCGGCTCGCGCCCGCAGCGGGGGAGGCGGGGCTCGCGGCGTATGTCGCAGGTCTTCGAGGACCGGCGCTGATGCTCGTCCTGGACGGCGTCCAGGATCCGCACAACCTCGGCGCCTGCCTGCGCGTCGCGGATGCGGCGGGCTGCGCCGGGGTCGTCCTGCCCCGCGACCGTGCCGCTCCGGTCAGCGCGGTGGCGCGGCGCGCGGCCAGCGGGGCTGCCGAGAGCGTGAAGTTGTTCCAGGTCGTGAACCTCGCGCGCGCCATGCGCGATCTGCGAGAGGCCGGTTTTTGGCTCATCGGCGCCACCCAGGACGCGCCGGACGAGCTCTACGAGGTTGACCTGACGGGGCGGGTGGCCCTGGTTCTCGGGGGAGAAGGGCAGGGCTTGCGACGGCTCACGCGGGAACATTGCGATCGACTGATCCGGATCCCGATGGCCGGGGCCGTGGAGAGCCTGAACGTCTCGGTCGCCGCCGGTGTATGCCTGTACGAGGCCGTGCGACAGCGCCGTGACCCCCGCGACCCGGCGGCGTGA
- a CDS encoding FHA domain-containing protein gives MAKLIIKYNDDVVDHVELRQGDMKVGRKPGCDIFLDNLAVSGEHANIFTIGEDSFIQDMNSTNGTFINNKRVTKHHLRNGDTITIGKHALVYLNEYARAAEAAPEGGDYAKTVVITPPPGPSTAATARSAATERQAALFVLNGVNSGKRIELTKTVTNLGKTGRHAGTITQTEGGYKLAGAGDAEKPKLNGRTIGDTGAKLRNGDIIEVAGTRLQFYLK, from the coding sequence ATGGCCAAGCTCATCATCAAGTACAACGACGACGTGGTCGACCACGTCGAGCTCCGGCAGGGCGACATGAAGGTCGGCCGCAAGCCGGGTTGCGACATCTTCCTCGACAACCTCGCGGTGAGCGGCGAGCACGCGAACATCTTTACCATCGGGGAGGATTCGTTCATTCAGGACATGAACAGCACCAACGGGACGTTCATCAACAACAAGCGCGTGACCAAGCATCACCTGCGCAACGGCGACACCATCACTATCGGGAAGCACGCGCTCGTGTACCTCAACGAGTACGCTCGCGCCGCCGAAGCGGCACCGGAGGGCGGCGATTATGCGAAGACCGTGGTGATCACCCCACCCCCGGGTCCATCGACCGCGGCGACGGCCAGGTCGGCCGCAACCGAACGTCAGGCAGCCCTGTTCGTACTGAACGGCGTCAACAGCGGCAAGCGGATCGAACTGACCAAGACCGTCACCAATCTGGGCAAGACGGGTCGTCACGCCGGCACGATCACCCAGACCGAGGGGGGTTACAAGCTGGCCGGGGCCGGCGATGCCGAGAAGCCGAAACTCAACGGCCGCACGATAGGCGACACGGGCGCGAAGCTGCGCAACGGCGATATCATCGAGGTCGCCGGTACACGCCTGCAGTTCTACCTGAAGTAG
- a CDS encoding adenylosuccinate synthase: MAKNVVIVGTQWGDEGKGKIVDLLTDRAHAVARYQGGHNAGHTLVIEGKKTVLHLIPSGILRDQVMCLIGNGVVLSPAALFEEIGELERNGVDVAARLRVSDACPLIMPYHVALDHARERARGKQAIGTTGRGIGPAYEDKVSRRGLRVGDLFDARGFGEKLEKVMDYHNFALEHYFKAETVDYRRTLDEALAQGERLRPLVADVPELLDGYARAGRPILFEGAQGTYLDIDHGTYPFVTSSNTCAANAALGTGVGPNKLNYVLGITKAYTTRVGAGPFPTELHDEVGEFLSKRGNEFGATTGRRRRCGWFDAIIMRRAVQLNGIDGLCITKLDVLDGLETVRLCIAYRYEGETRKTPPSGAEALARCEPVYEEMPGWKESTLGVKRKEGLPGNALRYLARIEELTGARVDIISTGAERDETIILHHPFD; encoded by the coding sequence ATGGCCAAGAACGTCGTCATTGTCGGTACCCAGTGGGGAGACGAAGGCAAGGGCAAGATCGTCGACCTGCTTACCGATCGCGCGCATGCGGTCGCGCGCTATCAGGGCGGCCACAACGCGGGACATACGCTGGTCATCGAGGGGAAGAAGACGGTGCTCCACCTGATCCCGTCGGGCATCCTGCGCGACCAGGTGATGTGCCTCATCGGCAACGGTGTGGTGCTCTCGCCGGCGGCGCTTTTCGAGGAGATCGGCGAGCTCGAGCGGAACGGCGTCGACGTCGCCGCGCGGCTCCGCGTGAGCGACGCCTGCCCTCTGATCATGCCGTACCACGTCGCCCTGGATCACGCGCGCGAACGCGCGCGCGGCAAGCAGGCGATCGGAACCACCGGCCGGGGCATCGGACCGGCCTACGAGGACAAGGTGTCGCGGCGGGGGCTGCGCGTCGGCGATCTCTTCGACGCGCGGGGCTTCGGCGAGAAGCTTGAAAAGGTAATGGACTACCACAACTTCGCGCTCGAGCATTACTTCAAGGCGGAGACCGTGGACTATCGGCGAACGCTCGACGAGGCGCTCGCGCAAGGCGAGCGGCTGCGTCCGCTCGTGGCCGACGTGCCCGAGCTGCTCGACGGCTACGCGCGTGCCGGTCGCCCGATCCTGTTCGAAGGCGCGCAGGGCACGTACCTCGACATCGATCACGGCACCTACCCATTCGTCACCTCCTCGAACACGTGTGCCGCCAACGCCGCGCTGGGAACCGGGGTCGGTCCGAACAAGCTCAACTACGTGCTCGGCATCACCAAGGCCTACACGACGCGCGTCGGCGCCGGACCGTTCCCGACCGAGCTGCACGACGAGGTCGGCGAGTTCCTGTCGAAGCGCGGCAACGAGTTCGGGGCCACCACCGGCAGGCGGCGGCGCTGCGGCTGGTTCGACGCGATCATCATGCGCCGCGCGGTGCAGCTGAACGGCATCGACGGCTTGTGCATCACCAAGCTCGACGTCCTCGACGGCCTCGAGACGGTGCGGCTGTGCATCGCCTACCGTTACGAGGGCGAAACGCGTAAGACCCCGCCGAGCGGCGCGGAAGCGCTCGCCAGATGCGAGCCGGTGTACGAGGAAATGCCGGGCTGGAAGGAGTCCACCCTGGGCGTGAAGCGGAAGGAGGGTCTCCCCGGGAACGCGCTGCGCTACCTTGCGCGCATCGAGGAGCTGACGGGCGCGCGCGTCGATATCATCTCAACCGGCGCCGAGCGCGACGAGACGATCATCCTGCATCACCCGTTTGATTGA
- the radA gene encoding DNA repair protein RadA produces MAREKSVYVCNECGAQSPKWVGQCPSCTAWNTLTETVVAPARGVRLVAGASPSPHSLSEIEPERIARLQTGIGELDRVLGGGLVAGSVVLLGGDPGIGKSTLLIQALARIGRGARVLYVSGEESADQIALRARRLGVIGAGAQTPAEQVQLLTENRIEAVLACARAEHPQVIVLDSIQTAYTEALQSAPGSVAQVRESAAQLVRHAKSTGTALFLVGHVTKEGTLAGPRVLEHMVDAVLYFEGDTGSPFRIVRAIKNRFGAVNEIGVFVMTDGGLREVGNPSAMFLSRQADAVAGSVVLATQEGTRPLLVEVQALVDESHLANPRRVCVGLDGNRLAMLLAVLHRHGGIATYDQDVFVNVVGGVRVHETAADLAIVLATCSSLRNRPVGGDLVVFGEVGLAGEVRPVARGQERVREAAKLGFKRVLLPAANLPKKPDSDIELIGVRRLEQALELLR; encoded by the coding sequence ATGGCTCGCGAAAAGTCGGTTTACGTCTGCAATGAGTGCGGGGCACAGAGTCCGAAGTGGGTCGGTCAGTGCCCGTCCTGCACGGCCTGGAATACGCTCACCGAAACGGTCGTCGCACCGGCACGCGGCGTCCGGCTCGTGGCCGGCGCATCGCCCTCGCCGCATTCCCTGTCCGAGATCGAGCCGGAACGCATCGCGCGCCTGCAGACGGGCATCGGCGAGCTCGATCGGGTGCTCGGCGGGGGCCTCGTTGCCGGCTCCGTCGTGCTGCTCGGCGGGGATCCGGGCATCGGAAAGTCCACCCTCCTGATCCAGGCGCTCGCACGGATAGGACGTGGCGCCCGCGTGCTGTACGTCAGCGGCGAGGAATCGGCGGACCAGATTGCGCTCCGCGCCCGACGCCTGGGCGTGATCGGCGCGGGAGCGCAGACCCCGGCCGAGCAGGTGCAACTCCTGACGGAGAACCGGATCGAGGCCGTCCTCGCCTGCGCCCGGGCCGAGCACCCGCAGGTGATCGTGCTCGACTCCATTCAGACGGCCTACACCGAGGCGCTTCAGTCCGCGCCGGGGAGCGTCGCCCAGGTGCGCGAATCCGCCGCGCAGCTCGTGCGTCACGCGAAGAGCACCGGGACCGCGCTCTTCCTCGTGGGGCACGTCACGAAGGAAGGGACGCTCGCGGGACCGCGCGTGCTGGAGCACATGGTGGACGCCGTGCTCTACTTCGAAGGCGACACCGGGAGCCCGTTCCGGATCGTGCGGGCGATCAAGAACCGCTTCGGCGCGGTCAACGAGATCGGCGTCTTCGTCATGACCGACGGCGGTCTCCGCGAGGTCGGCAACCCGTCGGCCATGTTCCTGAGCCGCCAGGCCGACGCCGTCGCCGGGAGCGTGGTGCTCGCCACCCAGGAGGGTACCCGGCCCCTGCTCGTCGAGGTGCAGGCGCTCGTCGACGAGAGTCATCTCGCGAACCCGCGGCGCGTGTGCGTCGGGCTGGACGGCAACCGGCTCGCCATGCTGCTCGCGGTGCTGCACCGCCACGGCGGCATCGCCACGTACGATCAGGACGTCTTCGTCAACGTGGTCGGAGGCGTGCGCGTGCACGAAACGGCCGCGGATCTCGCCATCGTCCTCGCGACCTGTTCGAGTCTGCGCAACCGGCCGGTCGGGGGGGATCTGGTCGTGTTCGGGGAGGTCGGTCTGGCGGGCGAGGTCCGTCCGGTGGCACGCGGTCAGGAGCGCGTGCGCGAGGCGGCCAAGCTCGGCTTCAAACGGGTCCTGCTCCCGGCTGCGAATCTGCCCAAGAAGCCCGATTCGGACATCGAGCTCATCGGGGTGCGCCGGCTCGAGCAGGCGCTGGAGCTCCTGCGGTAG
- the alr gene encoding alanine racemase: protein MTRPARAFLDARALKHNLERARQSAPGARIMAVVKANAYGHGLKWVAHTLSEAVDAFGVSCAEEGIVLREAGIEHPICLFEGFFGADELPLLAHYRLQPAIHHEHQLQILEATTGLPPLPVWLKVDTGMHRLGFSPDEVPETLVRLKTCPAVSEVRLMSHLANADNKFDGTTQDQIDRFLKLVDGLGLEKSIANSAGILAWPAGHLDWVRPGIMLYGASPLMGFRADELDLRPVMTLATELISISVRRKGEAVGYGGDWRCPETMPVGVAAIGYGDGYPRHAPPATPVLLNGRRVPLIGRVSMDMITLDLRTQPQARIGDPVVLWGPGLPVEEVAGGAGTIGYELLCHVAKRIPRIELVDEGAPAAAHAADPAAQRR, encoded by the coding sequence ATGACCCGACCGGCGCGCGCCTTCCTCGACGCCCGGGCGCTCAAGCACAACCTCGAGCGGGCGCGCCAAAGCGCGCCCGGCGCCCGGATCATGGCCGTGGTCAAGGCGAATGCCTACGGCCACGGGCTGAAATGGGTGGCGCATACCCTCTCCGAGGCCGTCGACGCCTTCGGCGTCTCCTGTGCGGAGGAGGGCATCGTGCTGCGCGAGGCGGGCATCGAGCACCCGATCTGCCTGTTCGAGGGCTTCTTCGGCGCCGATGAGCTGCCGCTCCTCGCGCACTACCGGCTCCAGCCGGCGATCCACCACGAACACCAGCTCCAGATCCTCGAGGCGACGACCGGGCTCCCGCCGCTCCCCGTGTGGCTGAAAGTGGACACGGGTATGCACCGTCTGGGTTTTTCGCCAGACGAGGTGCCCGAAACGCTCGTCCGGCTGAAGACCTGTCCCGCGGTTTCGGAAGTGCGGCTGATGTCGCATCTCGCCAACGCGGACAACAAGTTCGACGGCACCACGCAGGACCAGATCGACCGCTTCCTCAAGCTCGTCGACGGGCTCGGCCTCGAAAAGAGCATCGCCAACTCGGCCGGCATACTGGCATGGCCCGCCGGCCACCTCGACTGGGTGCGCCCGGGCATCATGCTCTACGGCGCTTCCCCGCTCATGGGTTTCCGCGCCGATGAGCTCGATCTCCGGCCGGTGATGACGCTTGCGACCGAGCTGATCTCGATCAGCGTGCGCCGGAAAGGAGAGGCGGTGGGGTACGGCGGGGACTGGCGTTGCCCGGAGACGATGCCCGTGGGCGTGGCGGCAATCGGGTACGGGGACGGCTATCCGCGTCACGCGCCGCCTGCGACCCCCGTGCTGCTCAACGGCAGGCGCGTCCCGCTGATCGGGCGCGTGTCGATGGACATGATCACGCTCGATTTACGCACCCAGCCGCAGGCCCGGATCGGGGACCCGGTCGTGCTGTGGGGCCCGGGACTGCCGGTCGAGGAAGTGGCAGGGGGCGCCGGTACGATCGGCTACGAGCTGTTGTGCCACGTCGCCAAGCGCATCCCGCGGATCGAGCTCGTCGACGAGGGCGCGCCTGCCGCAGCCCACGCGGCCGATCCCGCGGCACAGCGGCGCTGA
- the rplI gene encoding 50S ribosomal protein L9, which translates to MEVILLEKMRNLGGLGDQVKVRPGFARNYLIPYGKAVPATAENKAKFEARRAELERAQADALEKARTRAEKLNGYTLQIVRKVAEDGTMYGSVTNRDIGEGLEQAGFEVERSEIELPQGPLKTIGDHEVMLALHPEIETKIIVSVIGES; encoded by the coding sequence ATGGAAGTCATTCTGCTGGAAAAAATGCGCAATCTCGGCGGCCTGGGCGACCAGGTGAAGGTCCGCCCCGGATTCGCGCGCAACTATCTCATCCCCTACGGCAAGGCGGTCCCCGCCACCGCCGAGAACAAGGCGAAGTTCGAAGCGCGCCGTGCCGAGCTCGAACGCGCCCAGGCCGACGCGCTGGAGAAGGCGCGCACCCGGGCCGAGAAGCTGAACGGCTACACGCTCCAGATCGTCCGTAAGGTCGCCGAAGACGGAACGATGTATGGTTCCGTCACGAATCGCGACATCGGCGAGGGGCTGGAGCAGGCGGGCTTCGAGGTCGAACGCTCGGAGATTGAGCTCCCGCAAGGGCCGCTCAAGACGATCGGCGATCACGAGGTGATGCTCGCACTGCACCCGGAAATCGAGACGAAAATCATCGTCTCGGTGATCGGAGAATCGTAA